In the genome of Quercus robur chromosome 3, dhQueRobu3.1, whole genome shotgun sequence, one region contains:
- the LOC126719194 gene encoding uncharacterized protein LOC126719194, with the protein MTPRAINGRKRLFRFQSCWLLDPSFPNVVSQAWRDSLVDAIGNFTIEASAWNKGKFGNIFAKKKNLLARINGIQRAVALKPSNFLLNLENDLLKELDSVLNQEEEFWALKSRVNWMIQGDRNTAFYHVSTLVRRKRNQILAIKDNVGEWINEEDSVKEFIRKGFIGIYSTSLANASRINPTLSHSQPRLSDVERDIISGVASEEEIRNAMWSLKPFKAPGPDELHAGFFQKFWPVVGGIGDRGSEEDFCGEGNA; encoded by the coding sequence ATGACGCCTAGAGCAATCAATGGGAGGAAGAGGCTTTTTAGATTCCAGTCTTGTTGGTTGCTAGACCCTTCTTTCCCAAATGTTGTTTCTCAAGCGTGGAGAGATAGTTTAGTAGATGCTATTGGAAACTTTACTATAGAAGCTTCTGCTTGGAATAAAGGCAAGTTTGGGAATATTTttgcaaagaagaagaatttgttGGCCAGAATTAATGGTATTCAGAGGGCAGTAGCTTTGAAACCCTCGAATTTTTTGTTGAACCTCGAAAATGATCTTCTTAAGGAGCTCGACTCAGTCCTTAATCAAGAGGAGGAATTTTGGGCTCTTAAATCCAGGGTGAATTGGATGATTCAGGGTGATCGAAACACAGCTTTTTATCATGTTTCCACGTTGGTAAGAAGGAAGAGGAACCAGATTTTGGCAATTAAAGATAATGTTGGGGAGTGGATAAATGAAGAAGATTCGGTAAAGGAGTTCATTAGGAAGGGCTTTATTGGGATTTATTCAACATCGCTGGCCAATGCTTCAAGAATAAATCCCACCTTGTCTCACTCGCAGCCTAGACTATCTGATGTGGAGAGGGATATTATCAGTGGGGTTGCTTCTGAGGAGGAAATTAGGAATGCTATGTGGTCCTTAAAGCCTTTTAAGGCTCCTGGTCCAGATGAGCTTCATGCGGGGTTTTTCCAGAAGTTTTGGCCTGTGGTGGGGGGGATCGGTGATAGAGGAAGTGAAGAGGATTTTTGTGGAGAGGGTAATGCCTGA